One genomic segment of bacterium includes these proteins:
- a CDS encoding response regulator, producing the protein MKKILVIDDLPENVFILQDRLVQEGYDVITACDGNEGIEKAYETFPDLILLDVMMPDISGFEVCKILSTNEKTKHIPIILVTAKASAEDTKEGLESGAFDYIKKPFNRIELMARVKSALKLSEANKQLLEIEKKTTYIATIVTANHKIKQPLTLLSLSSAALKNELEKDSISKEAILSRLKYIDAAIKDIGDVLNKLNSITKPELSDYAKDVKMIRVEEEDKIK; encoded by the coding sequence ATGAAAAAAATTCTTGTAATTGATGACCTACCCGAAAATGTATTCATACTTCAGGACCGGCTTGTTCAGGAAGGATATGATGTAATCACAGCCTGTGATGGAAATGAAGGAATTGAAAAAGCTTATGAAACTTTCCCGGATCTTATTCTGCTTGATGTGATGATGCCGGACATAAGTGGTTTTGAGGTTTGTAAGATTCTCTCAACAAACGAAAAGACTAAGCATATACCGATAATTCTTGTTACAGCAAAAGCAAGTGCTGAAGACACAAAAGAGGGTCTGGAGTCAGGTGCATTTGATTATATAAAAAAACCATTCAACAGAATCGAATTGATGGCAAGGGTAAAATCAGCTCTAAAATTATCTGAAGCAAATAAACAACTCCTCGAGATCGAAAAGAAAACAACTTATATTGCTACTATTGTAACCGCCAATCATAAAATAAAACAACCACTTACCCTGCTAAGTCTTTCATCTGCAGCTCTTAAAAACGAATTAGAAAAAGACTCCATATCTAAGGAAGCCATATTAAGCAGGCTAAAATATATCGATGCAGCTATAAAAGATATTGGCGATGTTCTTAATAAATTAAACTCTATCACCAAACCGGAATTGTCCGACTACGCCAAGGATGTAAAAATGATTAGAGTTGAAGAAGAGGATAAGATTAAATAA